The following nucleotide sequence is from Zingiber officinale cultivar Zhangliang chromosome 10A, Zo_v1.1, whole genome shotgun sequence.
ACAGTTCGGGTATTGGAGATGAGGTTGTTTAATTTTACTTGTTGCAAGTTCCGGTTGTTTGTttcttgaggaagaaaatgatTCTTGATTCTGGTAAAGTCTGAATGCTAAATATGTTATGCAGGGTGCAAGGGTTATTGCAGATATGCTGAAAGAAAATCAAACTTTACGTGTGCTGGAGCTTAACAATAATATGATTGAATATTCTGTATGACCTTATTCTTGGGCAATCTTTCATGTTTTTATGAAATTCTTAGATCTTTTACACTTTGTTTCTGATGTCCTTACTCCTTACACCTTATTTCCATGTGAAATTTTATAGGGTTTTGCAAGTCTTGCTGGAGCACTAGTTGAGAATAAGGCAATTCGATCTATACATCTCAAGTTAATAAGACTTACACACACTTAGATTTTCTATCCATGCAGTTCTTTCTTGCAGATTTAATTACTTCATCAGATCTGTTGGCTTTCCAGTATTTATTGATTGTATTACTTCTCAGCAATTATGTAAAACTATATTTCTATCTTAATATAGTGGCAACTATGGTGGTCCACTTGGTGCTGCAAGTCTAGCCAAAGGAATTGAAGGAAATAAGTCTTTAAGGGTATGAGTTCAGCTTAATGATTATGGATTTACACTTTTGATTTTAGCAAGAAGATTTACATAGCTTGAAACAAAGTGAAAATTTATAGAAATCCATAAAGTGCACCAATGCATAGAAATGTAGCTTATGTGACCCTACAGAAGAAAACATGACTGAATGCATAAGCAAACTAACTTTACATCTCTATATTAGCGCGCACAGAATTTGGACAATTTTTATTCTTTAAGTTTTGTAAAGTTTGTCTCCATTCACTGAGAGTTGCATTTGATGTAAATCTATATAACTCATAACTTGATTAAATGAAAGAACCAATCTATTGACTTGTTATCTCCGATCATTAACCTTAATAATCTTAAACTCAAGTATATAGACCTCCCCATTTGTTCAATCTCACATATGATATTGAACTGAATTATAGTATCCTATTGCATTGATGCTGCTCTATCATTATTTTTCATCTTATCCAAACTCATATCTTTCTTGATGATCTTGACCTTTTCACATCTATACTGCTATGCAATATGTATGTACCTGTATTGTATTCATTGGATTTGATTCCATGTCAAATTCCAAAGAAAATGGTTAAACAACATACACCATCTTCCTCTTGAAGGGGTAAAAGATTTTGCTCATCCACTGATTTCAGAAAAGTTGGACAAATTTCTATGAACTATGCTTGTTACAAAGAAAGTTTTCATGAGGCTTGTGAATTCATCTCACGTCTTTGAGACTTAAGCAACACATTTAAGTATTGCTGCAAAAATGACATCCTTTATTACAGTTGTCAATGTCATCACTATGCATAAGAATTGAAGATTTATGTCAATGCCAACACATTTGCATTAGAATCAAAGATTATTAAGAAATTGGAGATGATTGCCAGAATGGAAATCAGAAGACCAGAATGTCTAAAtcatcataaaatatttttttgaaagaaTCTATGTGGTTTTTTGCTGCTTGACTTGGAAACCAACTAGAGCTTGTGAACAAGCCCTACTTAATTAATGCAAAACATGAATGTAATCCTGAGAACTGTAGTAGTTTTAACGACAATAAGTTCTACTGAATCATTTGTATTTTTCTCATCTACAAATTCTCAGTGCAAGGAACTTCATCTTCATGGAAATCTTATTGGAAATGAAGGTGTTCGAGCATTGATATCTGGTTTATCTGCTCATAAAGgttcttttgtttggttgctgATATAATATTGTTTGTTGTATATAGTTGTCACAATCAATCatttcttcttgtttaggaaaaaTAACACTTCTAGATATTGGCAACAATGAGATTGGTCCCAAAGGCGCCTTTAGCATCGCTGAGTATGTTAAGAAAACTAAGTCCTTGCTATGGCTGAATCTTTACATGAATGACATTGGCGATGAGGTGTGGTTATTGACTATTGTTGCATTTATGCTCTGTTGCTTCACTTCTGAAAcataaattatcatctaaggtGCATATATATCTCAGGGCATTTGGACTacacacgcacacacacacaaggGTTTGACCTGTCTGGTTACCTTGGAAGTTAAAATAGCATCAAGATATCAAAGCATGTGAATAAGACTACAAGCACATCATAATTTATGGATAAAATTTTGTCTCTTAGGGGGAATCCACATGCTATGCAACCAATGTTCATCCTTTAGAGCATCAAGTCTAGTTTTGTTGCTGAGTTTGGTTCCATGTATACTTGAATTATCATGTGGCCTTTAGTTATTGATTGATGGATAATTTGTTTAGGGTGCTCACATATCATTAATTCCATCTGCAGTATAAGCAAATTTATGTGACACAAATCATAAAAGGATTATATTAATTGCTAAATTTCCTACAAGGTTTTCATTGCAACCATGCTTCTATTCAAGTTCATTGGTGATATATTATTTGGATGCATTTTATTTGAAGTTTTATGTAGCTTTTTATCACGTAATACTAACAGGGAGCTGAAAAGATTGCAGATGCTTTAAAAGAGAACCGCACAATAACTACAATAGATTTGGTAAGAGTTGATTCATAAAGTTATTTATCATAAGGTTTATAGGTATTTAAAGAAGCCATTGATGAGTTATCTGGCACTTGTACACTTTTTActcttttttccttctttttctttgTACCTGGTGGTTGATCAGCTACCTTTTTTCCTAGCAGGTACCCCTTTCTATGGATGTTTTTATAATTGCCTTTTTAACCTTGGTTTTAATACACTGTCCTCAAGTTTGTAACTTTGTATTCAGAAAATTTATTTCAGTCTTTCCAGAAAATCTTGGTCAGTTGTGTCAACTAGCTCGTGTTTTACTTATCTTTTTTtgtttcatttcaatatttttttaatcctGTTTAGTAAGATCATAGTCACTGGGGAAGTCTATTGACTCTATTCATGCTGGAACTGGAATTTTCCAGGTCTAATATTTTGGAAAATTGAGCAGTTTTGTCTTCCCCAATGCAGAGTTCATGCATTCTTGGCTTCTAAGAATGTTAGTACAAGTTCTTGCATTTTCTGCATGTATGCCATTACGTCATCACCCTCAGTTCCAGTAAAAACTTGAAACATTATAAGACAGATATCATCTCGTCTAAGAAATGGTGAATAAAGAAGAGTATTGATTTTATGAATAATTTACATAGCAATTTGTGTGGCTATATTTTTGTAGCTCCATAAGAGTTCGTTCACGGCACATTTTTGTATATTCCTTCTCCACTATTTCTGGatacatttcttttaaatatatGATTACTAACTTTTAAGGGCATTTTTGCTAATTTTTCCCCACTTTGATCTTTAACAATGATCTTCAAATCTCAGTTTTGTTTTATGGTTTTATTTTCTTTGATGAATAATCCTTTTGTAGCAAAAGATATTATGTTCATCCCAGGCGCCCCTCACAACCTGTCCCAGGTTATGTGAAGGGCAGTAAATCACAAGTCAGCTTAGAGCTGACCAGGAGTGGGAGGAGTTATTTTTCTTCGAGGGCATGCGCCCATTGGGAATTGATCTCTTGCCCCATTGTAGCAAGTCTGTCACCTTCTAGCCAACTGAGCACCCGTGGGATTTGACAGATTATCCTTGTATATGCTGGTAGTGGATTGCTATTGAATTGGGCCAGTATTCTCTTACTCATATGCAACTTATTAATTATTCTTTAATGGTTGGTCTTCAATGTGCCTTATTTATAGTTTCCCATAGAAATGGGTCTTTAGAAAAGTAATATTTGTGGTAATATTGGAGGTTCCCATAAGAATGGATCTTTGGAAAGAAGTAATAGTTGTGATATTAGTGCGATTTGATATTGAAGTACCTCATTTTTATGCCTTTAGGCCTTATGTAATGCCTCTCCTCTTCCCTATTTTTATGTGACTCTAACTATTTGAAAGCACCTACCTGCAACTGGTTGATTATTGCATAATTGTTGTTGGAGTGTTAGTTTCTTAGATCAGTTTTGAAAATATATGTTTTCAGGGAGGTAATAACATCCATGCAAGTGGAGTGAGCATGATCGCTAAAGTATTGAAAGATAATTCTGTCATTACAACTGTGAGTAATCCACTAACTTGTTATTCTGCTATTTCCTTCTATTTGGAATTCAGCATGGTCTTGTATCGTACAATGGGGTACAACTACTTTTTAGCGGTCAAATCTGATTTTATTAGCCTCACAGCTGGAGCTAAGCTATAACCCTATCGGTCCCGATGGAGCAAAAGATCTATGTGAAATTCTAAAATTCCATGGGAAAATAGAAACATTGAAGCTTGGTTGGTGTCAGGTATCATGAGTTTGATTATGTTAAGATCTATCCTGCTACCTCTGGTTCATATCAAGCATGTTTTGCAGATTGGACCAAAGGGCGTTGAGTATGTTGCAGACTGTTTGAAGTACAATACGACATTATCAACTTTGGATCTACGGGCAAATGGACTTGGAGATGATGTATATTCACCTGTGCATAGCAAAGAAGTACTATTTTTTCACCATAGACAGTCTGTCTTGATGTTTTACCAATCATTCTTTACAGGGTGCAGTCTGTCTAGCACGCAGTTTAAAAGTTGTTAACGAAGCTCTAACGTCACTTGATTTAGGTTTCAATGAGATAAGAGTAAGTTCATTGCCCAAAATGTAATATGATCAGACCAAGTTCCTAGAATGTACAATCATCATAACCAACAAGTTAAACCGCAAACAGGACAGAGGAGCTTTTGCTCTAGCTCAGGCATTAAAGGCGAATGAAGATCTTGCTGTTACATCATTGAACCTTACAAGCAATTTCCTTACCAAATACGGACAGGTTGGTTCTATTGCATCCATCATCTGTGCTTCAGTATTTCTTTTCCACAATTGAAATTGACTAACTATACAGGTAGCTCTTACGGAGGCTCGTGATCATGTATTTGAGATGAATGAGAAGGAGATAAACATCTTCTTTTAGCTGCTATCATGTTCTTAGCTTCCTCCTCTCCGATGCCATTGCCTGTTCCtctgtagatttttttttttaaagtcacACTGGTTGTTCCAGTGTACATCAGCTTCATATGAAGATCTTACTATACTTAGGAGTAGACAAATTTTCGATCTATTTGGCCGTATCATTTTTTTTGAGGTGAACGATGTCAGAAATAATCTATTCAATGCATTTTCTGAAAACGGAATGTTATTTACTTGATTATGTATGCTCTAACACTTGCAGAAAGCATTTCAGTGAGACAAGACTGAACTCGTCTCAGAACTGATGAAATGACAAAGAAAATAGTTCGTATCAGTGAGACATGACTGAAAAAGCCTTAAATCCCCCAAAACATTAACACCGTGATCAAATAAAATGGTTGCAAATTGATTTACAAATCAAATTGAGGCTAAAGTTTGAGATACAATATTTATTCTTTTTAGGGCATTCGAGATCTTCCTCCTTGCCCCTCTTCAATCT
It contains:
- the LOC122028005 gene encoding NLR family CARD domain-containing protein 3-like isoform X1, with product METHALAASYSLRSGVRSSSSVPLPSTHGLPCKQRHGQGFLLYSFRDSCLPASRRAGSSVAFVPRAAAEVRDGRPSLGGGEGGRGRGGKRVLRQSQAHTTSPSLPVKEIASFAVPAGALLAVSFVLWKVAGKLIMPKPKGSTSEIKKTPSPGLKWSFSPGTNLLSGGAAKLEKESRQKLNEFSKELRTFRSVDLSGRNFGDDGLFFLAESLGYNQAAEEVDFSGNGITAVGLKALDGVLQTNTMLKTLNLSGNNFGDEGAKCLSDILKVNGGIQKLQLNSSGIGDEGARVIADMLKENQTLRVLELNNNMIEYSGFASLAGALVENKAIRSIHLNGNYGGPLGAASLAKGIEGNKSLRELHLHGNLIGNEGVRALISGLSAHKGKITLLDIGNNEIGPKGAFSIAEYVKKTKSLLWLNLYMNDIGDEGAEKIADALKENRTITTIDLGGNNIHASGVSMIAKVLKDNSVITTLELSYNPIGPDGAKDLCEILKFHGKIETLKLGWCQIGPKGVEYVADCLKYNTTLSTLDLRANGLGDDGAVCLARSLKVVNEALTSLDLGFNEIRDRGAFALAQALKANEDLAVTSLNLTSNFLTKYGQVALTEARDHVFEMNEKEINIFF
- the LOC122028005 gene encoding NLR family CARD domain-containing protein 3-like isoform X2, which gives rise to MPKPKGSTSEIKKTPSPGLKWSFSPGTNLLSGGAAKLEKESRQKLNEFSKELRTFRSVDLSGRNFGDDGLFFLAESLGYNQAAEEVDFSGNGITAVGLKALDGVLQTNTMLKTLNLSGNNFGDEGAKCLSDILKVNGGIQKLQLNSSGIGDEGARVIADMLKENQTLRVLELNNNMIEYSGFASLAGALVENKAIRSIHLNGNYGGPLGAASLAKGIEGNKSLRELHLHGNLIGNEGVRALISGLSAHKGKITLLDIGNNEIGPKGAFSIAEYVKKTKSLLWLNLYMNDIGDEGAEKIADALKENRTITTIDLGGNNIHASGVSMIAKVLKDNSVITTLELSYNPIGPDGAKDLCEILKFHGKIETLKLGWCQIGPKGVEYVADCLKYNTTLSTLDLRANGLGDDGAVCLARSLKVVNEALTSLDLGFNEIRDRGAFALAQALKANEDLAVTSLNLTSNFLTKYGQVALTEARDHVFEMNEKEINIFF